A genomic stretch from bacterium includes:
- a CDS encoding UDP-2,3-diacylglucosamine diphosphatase, which yields MENGFPISPDRAIFLADAHLNQDDIHSRYFLALADRAAEEKVALFLLGDVFDLWFGNPGLTFGFQRPIIEHLRKLRREGLRLYYVEGNRDFYLKREHEGTTFDVVSAGDMQAAVGKKRLYLSHGDTVNRADFAYRFWKGISKSRLANEAVAHLPPSIILPMADRIERNLKRSNRRHKGTFPERECREYAMRLFGNGIDFVILGHFHQERLDRFSREVSTKVVAVLPSWKDRWRYFYLTAEGAYGFRVFKPAEPLLPPAG from the coding sequence ATGGAAAATGGGTTTCCGATCTCTCCGGACCGGGCGATCTTTCTCGCGGACGCCCACCTGAACCAGGACGACATCCACAGCCGGTATTTCCTCGCCCTCGCCGACAGGGCGGCGGAGGAAAAGGTAGCCCTGTTCCTCCTCGGGGACGTGTTCGACCTCTGGTTCGGAAACCCCGGGCTCACCTTCGGCTTCCAGAGGCCGATCATCGAGCATCTACGGAAGCTGCGGCGGGAGGGGTTGCGCCTGTACTACGTGGAGGGGAACCGGGACTTCTACCTGAAACGGGAACACGAGGGGACGACGTTCGACGTCGTCTCGGCGGGGGACATGCAGGCGGCGGTCGGGAAGAAACGCCTGTACCTGTCCCACGGGGACACGGTGAACCGCGCCGATTTCGCCTACCGGTTCTGGAAGGGGATCTCGAAGAGCCGCCTGGCCAACGAGGCGGTCGCCCACCTCCCCCCCTCGATCATCCTTCCCATGGCGGACCGGATCGAGCGGAACCTGAAGCGTTCCAACCGGAGGCACAAGGGAACCTTCCCGGAGCGGGAGTGCCGGGAATATGCGATGCGCCTCTTCGGGAACGGGATCGACTTCGTCATCCTCGGGCACTTCCACCAGGAGCGGCTGGACCGCTTCTCCCGGGAGGTGTCGACGAAAGTCGTCGCGGTCCTGCCGTCGTGGAAGGACCGGTGGCGCTACTTCTACCTCACGGCGGAAGGGGCGTACGGCTTCCGCGTGTTCAAGCCCGCCGAACCTCTCCTCCCCCCCGCGGGGTAA
- a CDS encoding Rne/Rng family ribonuclease: protein MTEGKPKRSYWRRGSRKKKGADDAAGTAAATPEATEGAGAAGTTEALEAPEPAESFAPPPVPEHGEPLPAEAPRDVSPVAEEHAEQGTDAAGEAGEAAAPKKGRRRPRRRGKKKSAEGGAPESAVGAGETRAPAEEPPPFEDVGWGGQAPAVGGPPHAPATVEAEPAGGESEAARADAPPGNAVEPGGEHGEPGKRRRRRRRRHRGKGKGPAQGEAGGAVLAAPGDEESEADDVGSLAGGGTEVEETDAGMERMNEADEEEEESFPEEGTGAKKVMLIDGLHSEENRVAIVAEGNLDYYEVENQRRKAFKGNIYKAKVVNIAHAIEAAFVEFGGGRHGFMPLNEYCAGALMEHLGDWNEGDKRPPLRPGMEILVQVTKEESTIKGAAVTSYISIAGRYMVMMLGMKRYGISKKITGEKERERIRKQMEKLEYPDHLGFIVRTVGAARPLKDLKADLTNLLKLWDRTVEGARANKAPALLYEEQDIVIRTLRDNYSADVTEVLMNSEAAYRKASAFFDVYYPKEKGKLKLYRNKRPLFGKFNLEEQVERGTQRKVPLPSGGHIVIDRSEALWSIDVNSGRSSKDRDIEDTAFRTNGEAAAEVTRQLRLRDIGGLIVIDFIDMENKSHNKEVERILKEGLKRDKAKSDVTALGKFGLVAISRQRMGTSFYDILLKGCDLCGGTGVIPTQDAATVRLLRRLHDELSKEGREAGKEVAVRVAPGLLETLLNQKRDDINRLEKLCGGKVVFHADPALSASSFTVENGPAK, encoded by the coding sequence ATGACGGAAGGGAAACCGAAACGGAGCTACTGGCGACGCGGTTCCAGGAAGAAAAAGGGGGCCGATGACGCGGCGGGAACCGCCGCGGCGACCCCGGAGGCAACGGAGGGGGCGGGGGCGGCCGGGACGACCGAAGCGTTGGAGGCCCCGGAACCGGCGGAATCGTTCGCGCCGCCGCCCGTCCCGGAGCACGGGGAGCCGCTTCCCGCGGAGGCGCCGCGGGACGTGTCGCCGGTAGCGGAGGAACATGCCGAACAAGGAACGGACGCCGCCGGGGAAGCGGGAGAAGCCGCCGCCCCCAAGAAGGGGCGGCGGCGTCCGCGGCGACGGGGAAAGAAGAAGTCCGCGGAGGGGGGCGCCCCGGAATCGGCGGTGGGGGCCGGCGAGACGCGGGCCCCGGCGGAGGAACCCCCGCCGTTCGAGGACGTCGGGTGGGGTGGACAGGCTCCGGCCGTCGGCGGACCTCCCCATGCGCCGGCGACCGTCGAGGCGGAGCCGGCGGGAGGGGAATCGGAGGCGGCGCGGGCGGACGCTCCTCCCGGGAACGCCGTGGAGCCGGGCGGAGAGCATGGAGAACCCGGGAAAAGGCGACGCCGCAGGCGCCGCCGCCATCGCGGGAAAGGGAAAGGGCCGGCGCAGGGCGAGGCAGGCGGCGCGGTCCTGGCGGCGCCCGGTGACGAGGAATCCGAGGCGGACGACGTCGGATCCCTGGCCGGGGGCGGTACCGAAGTCGAAGAAACGGACGCCGGCATGGAGCGGATGAACGAGGCGGACGAGGAAGAGGAGGAATCCTTCCCCGAGGAGGGGACCGGCGCGAAGAAGGTGATGCTGATCGACGGCCTTCATTCCGAGGAGAACCGGGTGGCGATCGTCGCCGAAGGGAACCTCGACTACTACGAGGTCGAGAACCAGCGCCGGAAGGCGTTCAAGGGGAACATCTACAAGGCGAAGGTCGTCAACATCGCCCACGCCATCGAGGCGGCGTTCGTCGAGTTCGGGGGCGGGCGCCACGGCTTCATGCCGCTGAACGAATATTGCGCCGGCGCCCTGATGGAGCACCTGGGGGACTGGAACGAGGGGGACAAGCGGCCACCGCTGCGCCCCGGCATGGAGATCCTCGTCCAGGTGACGAAGGAGGAGTCCACGATCAAGGGGGCCGCGGTCACCTCGTACATCAGCATCGCCGGCCGCTACATGGTGATGATGCTCGGGATGAAGCGGTACGGCATCTCGAAGAAGATCACGGGGGAAAAGGAGCGCGAGCGGATCCGGAAGCAGATGGAGAAGCTCGAATACCCCGATCACCTCGGGTTCATCGTCCGCACGGTGGGCGCCGCCCGGCCGTTGAAAGACCTGAAGGCCGACCTCACCAACCTCCTGAAGCTGTGGGACCGCACCGTGGAGGGAGCGCGGGCCAACAAGGCCCCGGCGCTGCTGTACGAGGAGCAGGACATCGTCATCCGCACGCTGCGGGACAACTACAGCGCGGACGTAACGGAAGTGCTGATGAACTCCGAGGCCGCTTATCGCAAGGCGTCCGCCTTTTTCGACGTCTACTACCCGAAGGAGAAGGGGAAGCTCAAGCTGTACCGGAACAAGCGGCCCCTGTTCGGAAAGTTCAACCTCGAGGAGCAGGTGGAGCGGGGGACGCAGCGCAAGGTGCCGCTCCCCTCGGGGGGGCACATCGTCATCGACCGCTCGGAGGCGCTCTGGTCGATCGACGTCAACTCCGGCCGCTCCTCCAAGGACCGGGACATCGAGGACACCGCGTTCCGCACGAACGGGGAGGCGGCCGCGGAGGTGACCCGGCAGCTGCGGCTGCGCGACATCGGCGGCCTCATCGTCATCGACTTCATCGACATGGAAAACAAGTCCCACAACAAGGAGGTCGAGCGGATCCTCAAGGAGGGGCTGAAGCGGGACAAGGCGAAGAGCGACGTCACCGCCCTGGGGAAGTTCGGGCTGGTGGCGATCAGCCGGCAGCGGATGGGGACCTCCTTCTACGACATCCTCCTCAAGGGGTGCGACCTCTGCGGGGGGACGGGCGTCATCCCGACGCAGGACGCCGCCACGGTGCGGCTGCTGCGCCGGCTGCACGACGAGCTCTCGAAGGAGGGGAGGGAAGCGGGCAAGGAGGTTGCCGTGCGCGTGGCCCCGGGGCTCCTCGAGACTCTGCTCAACCAGAAGCGGGACGACATCAACCGGCTCGAGAAGCTGTGCGGCGGAAAAGTGGTGTTCCACGCGGATCCCGCGCTGTCGGCGTCCTCGTTCACGGTCGAAAACGGTCCGGCGAAGTAG
- a CDS encoding pyrimidine 5'-nucleotidase, producing MPNGPLFIFDLDNTLYPPEVTLWRIIDTRIEEYVRRKLGTDPETAHRMRKAFLAEFGTTLRGLMHHHGVSPGDYLEFVHDVPIPEIVPPRPELREMLSGLPGRCVVFTNGSEEYAGRVLDALGVAERMEGIYGIEFMEYIAKPSPYPYAKLLRVTGARGEDSLFCEDSRTNLLPARELGMFTVWVGGNEKESPAHAVVQDVCDLPDVLHGFPPMSRWSGGAAGGAPGNGASRKERGTE from the coding sequence ATGCCGAACGGGCCGCTCTTCATCTTCGATCTCGACAACACGCTCTACCCGCCGGAAGTGACCCTGTGGCGGATCATCGACACGCGGATCGAGGAGTATGTCCGCAGGAAGCTCGGGACCGACCCCGAGACCGCCCACCGGATGCGGAAGGCGTTTCTCGCCGAGTTCGGGACGACGCTGCGGGGGCTGATGCACCACCACGGCGTCTCCCCCGGTGACTACCTCGAGTTCGTCCACGATGTGCCGATCCCGGAGATCGTCCCCCCGCGGCCCGAGCTGCGGGAGATGCTCTCGGGACTCCCCGGCAGGTGCGTTGTGTTCACCAACGGATCGGAAGAGTACGCCGGCCGCGTGCTCGACGCGCTGGGCGTGGCCGAAAGAATGGAAGGGATCTACGGGATCGAGTTCATGGAATACATCGCCAAGCCGTCGCCGTATCCGTACGCGAAGCTGCTGCGGGTGACGGGGGCCCGCGGTGAGGATTCCCTGTTCTGCGAGGACAGCCGCACGAACCTGCTGCCCGCGCGCGAACTGGGGATGTTCACCGTGTGGGTGGGCGGGAACGAGAAGGAGTCTCCGGCGCACGCCGTCGTGCAAGACGTGTGCGACCTGCCGGACGTGCTCCACGGATTCCCCCCCATGTCCCGGTGGAGCGGCGGCGCGGCCGGAGGGGCGCCCGGAAACGGTGCGTCCCGGAAAGAGAGAGGAACGGAATGA
- a CDS encoding TldD/PmbA family protein: protein MADPGFDAVLRFVAGRGGGDAELCVTRTRDRRYEAREGRLEGIALADTVALGLRVFRAGRMGFSYGFRGDAADLARMVEEAIFCADASDPDPAYGLPDAAGPAADLPLYDPSVETVSEGEKGEFARSLEALAHARDPRVKRVRSAALRETVATVSLFHSRGFAAARRVSLCTAHVETVAEEDGEGQTGYGFGVARSLRGLSAAAIADEGAARALRMLGAVRPETGEYRAVLENSAAAELLEVLIPSFLSSQVAKGKSMFAGKVGRKMASEAVTIEDDPLDPAGSGAEPFDAEGTPTQRRDLIADGELRGFLADAFWGRKIGTGSTGACRRPGPKAPPSVGISNLRIAPGGHPPAALIEAAGDGILLTEFLGIHTADPVSGDFSVGASGIRIAGGCLAEPLHGFAVSGNILGLLEKVEAAGSDFRWFGNVGAPSLMVSAISVGGD, encoded by the coding sequence GTGGCTGATCCCGGGTTCGACGCCGTCCTGCGCTTTGTTGCGGGGCGGGGGGGGGGCGACGCCGAGTTGTGCGTGACGCGCACGCGGGACCGCCGGTACGAGGCGCGCGAGGGGCGGCTCGAAGGGATCGCGCTCGCCGACACCGTGGCCCTCGGGTTGCGCGTCTTTCGCGCGGGGCGGATGGGGTTCTCCTACGGGTTCCGGGGCGACGCCGCCGACCTGGCGCGGATGGTGGAAGAGGCGATCTTCTGCGCGGACGCGTCCGACCCGGATCCCGCGTACGGCCTGCCGGACGCGGCGGGGCCGGCGGCGGACCTTCCGCTGTACGACCCCTCTGTCGAAACGGTCTCCGAAGGGGAGAAGGGGGAGTTCGCCCGCTCCCTCGAGGCGCTGGCCCACGCGCGGGATCCCCGGGTGAAGCGCGTGCGCTCGGCGGCGCTGCGCGAGACGGTCGCGACCGTCTCCCTGTTCCATTCGAGGGGGTTCGCGGCGGCGCGGCGGGTCTCCCTCTGCACGGCGCACGTGGAGACGGTGGCCGAGGAGGACGGCGAGGGGCAGACCGGGTACGGGTTCGGCGTCGCCCGATCGCTGCGGGGGTTGAGCGCGGCCGCGATCGCCGACGAGGGCGCGGCGCGGGCGCTCCGGATGCTCGGGGCGGTCCGTCCGGAGACCGGGGAATACAGGGCGGTCCTCGAAAACAGCGCGGCGGCCGAACTGCTCGAGGTGCTGATCCCGTCGTTCCTCTCCTCCCAGGTCGCCAAGGGGAAGTCGATGTTCGCCGGGAAGGTCGGAAGGAAGATGGCGTCGGAGGCGGTCACGATCGAGGACGATCCGCTGGATCCCGCCGGATCCGGCGCCGAACCGTTCGACGCGGAGGGGACGCCGACGCAGCGGCGGGACCTGATCGCCGACGGCGAACTGCGCGGCTTCCTCGCGGACGCGTTCTGGGGCAGGAAGATCGGGACGGGATCGACCGGCGCGTGCCGCCGTCCGGGGCCGAAAGCGCCTCCCTCGGTCGGGATCTCCAACCTGCGGATCGCCCCGGGCGGGCATCCGCCGGCCGCGCTGATCGAGGCCGCAGGGGACGGCATCCTCCTCACGGAGTTCCTCGGGATCCACACGGCGGACCCGGTGTCGGGGGATTTCTCGGTGGGGGCGTCCGGGATCCGCATCGCGGGCGGGTGCCTGGCCGAGCCGCTCCACGGGTTCGCCGTCTCGGGCAACATCCTCGGCCTGCTGGAAAAGGTCGAGGCGGCGGGCTCCGATTTCCGCTGGTTCGGCAACGTCGGCGCCCCCTCCCTGATGGTGAGCGCGATCTCCGTGGGAGGCGACTGA
- a CDS encoding N-acetyltransferase, with amino-acid sequence MIRKARMSDVKGIHQLIAEYARKGDMLPRSLADIYENLRDYFIFEEDDGELVGSAAIHIMWEDLAEVRSLAVRDGRMRRGVGTQLVESCISEAIVLGIDRVFALTYKPEFFEKLGFHVVDKADLPQKIWTDCLKCSKFPDCDEVALVADFSGRRRG; translated from the coding sequence ATGATCCGGAAAGCGAGGATGTCGGACGTCAAGGGGATCCACCAGCTGATCGCCGAATACGCGCGGAAGGGCGACATGCTGCCGCGCTCCCTGGCCGACATCTACGAAAACCTGCGCGATTACTTCATCTTCGAGGAGGACGACGGGGAACTGGTCGGCTCCGCGGCGATCCACATCATGTGGGAGGACCTGGCGGAGGTGCGCTCCCTCGCCGTGCGCGATGGGAGGATGCGCCGCGGGGTGGGGACGCAGTTGGTGGAATCGTGCATCTCCGAGGCGATCGTGCTCGGGATCGATCGCGTCTTCGCGCTGACGTACAAGCCGGAGTTCTTCGAGAAGCTCGGGTTTCACGTCGTGGACAAGGCCGACCTTCCCCAGAAGATCTGGACCGATTGCCTGAAGTGCTCCAAGTTCCCCGATTGCGACGAAGTGGCGCTGGTCGCCGACTTCTCCGGGAGGCGGCGTGGCTGA
- the recN gene encoding DNA repair protein RecN, translated as MLIELTVRNLAIFEDVRVPFSAGLNVVTGETGAGKSILVEAIRLALGEKADPVAVRTGEPEAEVTALFDLSRRDDLRDAWEEAGLPWEEEVVLRRLLPAAGRSRAYLNGRPVAQPVLAALSPLLLTMVGQHSVPELLSRSAALSAVDDFAGAGAIASEMRKRYRRVAALRRQTAEAADRGAGARSRTETLDYEIAELSKAALSPGEEEELAADLSLLRNAAKVREALQAADEAIASSESAALASMAFALARLREAVAVDPRIEETAGRLRSAREEVQDLSREFGALAARVTEDPERRERIEERLSGIRRLKRKYGKEVPELVSHLDLLRSERASLAGALEEEARRRAELVLEEEGGVAAAKKLSATRRKAAVAMGPAVEKELARVALAGARFRAEVSSREAVPAALSASGIDEAELLFSANPGQDLRPLAQTASGGELSRVMLSLRNAASRGGGGKTLVFDEIDTGIGGQVAERVGARLKSLSSSAQVVCVTHLPQVAAFADHHLQVVKVAAAGTVATGVKPLSKQDRIEELARMISGTEITGKAKAHAKTLIEKAAGE; from the coding sequence ATGCTGATCGAGCTCACCGTCCGGAACCTGGCCATCTTCGAGGACGTCCGTGTCCCGTTCTCCGCGGGCCTGAACGTGGTCACGGGGGAGACGGGCGCGGGGAAGTCCATCCTGGTCGAGGCGATCCGCCTCGCCCTCGGCGAGAAGGCCGACCCGGTCGCCGTGCGGACCGGGGAGCCCGAGGCGGAGGTGACCGCCCTGTTCGACCTGTCCCGCCGCGACGACCTCCGCGACGCATGGGAGGAGGCGGGGCTGCCGTGGGAGGAGGAAGTCGTACTGCGGCGCCTCCTGCCCGCCGCCGGCCGGAGCCGCGCCTACCTGAACGGGCGTCCCGTGGCCCAGCCCGTGCTGGCGGCGCTCTCTCCGCTTCTCCTCACGATGGTCGGGCAGCACAGCGTGCCGGAGCTTCTGTCCCGCTCCGCGGCGCTGTCGGCCGTCGACGACTTCGCCGGCGCGGGGGCGATCGCTTCGGAGATGCGGAAACGGTATCGCCGCGTGGCGGCGCTGCGCCGGCAGACCGCGGAGGCGGCGGACCGCGGGGCCGGCGCCAGGAGCCGGACGGAAACCCTCGACTACGAGATCGCGGAACTGTCGAAGGCGGCGCTCTCCCCCGGGGAGGAGGAGGAGCTCGCGGCGGATCTTTCGCTGCTGCGGAACGCGGCGAAGGTGCGCGAGGCGCTCCAGGCGGCGGACGAGGCGATCGCGTCGTCGGAGAGCGCCGCGCTCGCCTCGATGGCATTCGCCCTGGCGCGCCTGCGGGAGGCGGTCGCGGTCGACCCGCGGATCGAGGAAACCGCCGGGCGGCTCCGCTCCGCCCGGGAGGAGGTGCAGGATCTCTCCCGGGAGTTCGGAGCCCTCGCGGCCAGGGTGACGGAGGATCCGGAGCGCCGCGAACGCATCGAGGAGCGGCTGAGCGGAATCCGCCGCCTCAAGCGGAAGTACGGCAAGGAGGTTCCCGAGCTCGTCTCCCACCTCGATCTCCTCCGGTCGGAGCGCGCGTCGCTGGCGGGGGCGCTCGAAGAGGAGGCGCGGCGGCGAGCGGAGCTCGTCCTTGAGGAGGAGGGCGGGGTCGCGGCGGCGAAGAAGCTCTCCGCGACGCGCCGGAAGGCGGCGGTTGCGATGGGGCCGGCGGTGGAGAAGGAGCTCGCGCGGGTCGCCCTCGCCGGGGCGCGGTTCCGGGCGGAGGTTTCCTCCCGCGAGGCGGTCCCCGCGGCGCTTTCGGCGTCGGGGATCGACGAGGCGGAGCTCCTCTTCTCCGCGAACCCCGGCCAGGATCTCCGGCCGCTCGCGCAGACCGCTTCGGGCGGGGAACTCTCCCGCGTGATGCTTTCGCTGCGGAACGCGGCTTCCCGTGGGGGGGGCGGGAAGACGCTCGTGTTCGACGAGATCGACACGGGGATCGGGGGCCAGGTCGCCGAGCGCGTTGGTGCGCGGCTGAAGAGCCTTTCCTCGAGCGCGCAGGTCGTTTGCGTGACGCACCTGCCGCAAGTCGCGGCCTTCGCCGACCACCATCTGCAGGTCGTGAAGGTGGCGGCGGCCGGGACGGTCGCCACCGGCGTGAAACCGCTGTCGAAACAGGATAGGATAGAGGAACTCGCCCGGATGATCTCCGGCACGGAGATCACGGGGAAGGCGAAAGCGCACGCGAAGACGCTGATCGAGAAGGCGGCGGGGGAATGA
- a CDS encoding NAD(+)/NADH kinase, producing MKCAGIIAKHTDPRAESIVSDLCRWLEEHGKSAVLDRETAALIGRPGFVVRAKMPEQCDFLIVIGGDGTLLSAARVVGTTGKPILGVNMGSLGFMTAITLDELYPALERIFLYDFDYEERMMLVAHVHRLGERVANYTVLNDVVINKGALAKIIDIKVTVGGMYLSTFKADGLIICTPTGSTGYSLAAQGPIIYPTMNTILITPICPHTLTFRPLVVPDGVLVCSELCSKESDVFLTIDGQVGFGLRQGDVIEVKRADAPLRFFRSPFRDYFTVLRTKLKWGER from the coding sequence ATGAAGTGCGCAGGAATCATCGCCAAACACACCGACCCTCGGGCCGAATCGATCGTATCGGATCTGTGCCGGTGGCTGGAGGAGCACGGGAAGAGCGCCGTCCTCGACCGCGAGACGGCGGCCCTGATCGGCCGACCGGGCTTCGTCGTCCGGGCGAAAATGCCGGAGCAGTGCGACTTCCTGATCGTGATCGGCGGGGACGGAACGCTGCTCTCCGCCGCGCGCGTCGTGGGGACCACCGGGAAGCCGATCCTCGGCGTCAACATGGGGTCGCTGGGCTTCATGACGGCGATCACCCTCGACGAGCTCTACCCCGCGCTGGAGCGGATCTTCCTGTACGACTTCGACTACGAAGAGCGGATGATGCTGGTCGCGCACGTCCACCGGCTGGGCGAGCGGGTCGCCAACTACACGGTGCTCAACGACGTGGTGATCAACAAGGGGGCGCTCGCCAAGATCATCGACATCAAGGTGACGGTGGGCGGCATGTACCTCTCCACCTTCAAGGCGGACGGGCTCATCATCTGCACCCCCACCGGGTCCACCGGCTACTCGCTCGCGGCGCAGGGTCCGATCATCTACCCCACCATGAACACGATCCTCATCACGCCGATCTGTCCCCACACCCTGACCTTCCGCCCCCTGGTGGTGCCCGACGGGGTACTCGTCTGCTCGGAGCTGTGCTCGAAGGAGTCCGACGTCTTTCTCACCATCGACGGGCAGGTGGGATTCGGGCTGCGCCAGGGGGACGTGATCGAGGTGAAGAGGGCCGACGCGCCGTTGCGCTTTTTCCGCTCGCCCTTCCGGGATTACTTCACCGTCCTGCGCACCAAGCTGAAGTGGGGAGAGCGGTGA
- a CDS encoding replication-associated recombination protein A — protein MIAPLADRMRPATLSDFVGQEDLLGEGKFLSSVLAARPLPSLIFWGPPGSGKTTLARILAAETDAVFLPYSAVLSGIKEIREALANLSRSRAGGGPAASRPAILFIDEIHRWNKAQQDALLPSVEEGAVTLFGTTTENPSFEIRNALLSRSRVLVLSPLLPAHLETILRRALTDPDRGLGKPETFLAPEALRHIVAVADGDARVALNALEAAVAIAEHRQLAGVDVETSEEALRKKALLYDKDGEEHYNLISALHKSLRGSDPDAALYWLARMLSAGEDPLYVARRMIRFASEDIGNAAPGALQITLAAAEAYRTLGSPEGELALAQAAVYLATAPKSNRVYIAWGKATRDAETEGTAPVPLHLRNAPTRMMKELGYGKEYKYPHDFADGFVPENYFPETLGRRKYYEPSEAGHEKVIADRLKSWWGGRK, from the coding sequence ATGATCGCGCCCCTCGCCGACCGGATGCGTCCGGCCACCCTCTCCGACTTCGTCGGGCAGGAGGATCTGCTGGGGGAGGGGAAGTTCCTCTCCTCCGTCCTCGCCGCGCGCCCGCTCCCCTCCCTGATCTTCTGGGGACCGCCGGGCTCCGGGAAGACGACGCTTGCCCGGATCCTCGCGGCGGAAACGGACGCCGTCTTCCTTCCCTATTCCGCCGTCTTGTCGGGGATCAAGGAGATCCGCGAGGCGCTGGCCAACCTTTCGCGCTCGCGCGCCGGCGGCGGTCCGGCGGCGTCCCGCCCCGCCATCCTCTTCATCGACGAGATCCACCGGTGGAACAAGGCGCAGCAGGACGCGCTGCTGCCGTCCGTCGAGGAAGGCGCCGTCACCCTGTTCGGGACCACCACGGAGAACCCGTCCTTCGAGATCCGGAACGCGCTCCTTTCGCGCAGCCGCGTGCTGGTCCTTTCCCCCCTGCTGCCGGCGCACCTCGAAACGATCCTGCGCCGGGCGCTGACCGACCCGGACCGGGGGTTGGGGAAACCGGAAACGTTCCTCGCCCCGGAGGCGCTGCGGCACATCGTAGCGGTGGCGGACGGCGACGCCCGGGTGGCGCTGAACGCGCTGGAGGCGGCGGTCGCCATTGCGGAGCACAGGCAACTCGCCGGGGTCGACGTGGAGACGTCGGAGGAGGCGCTCCGGAAGAAGGCGCTGCTGTACGACAAGGACGGCGAGGAACATTACAACCTGATCTCCGCGCTCCACAAGAGCCTGCGGGGGTCCGACCCGGACGCCGCCCTCTACTGGCTGGCGCGGATGCTCTCCGCCGGAGAGGATCCGCTCTACGTCGCCCGCAGGATGATCCGGTTCGCCTCGGAGGATATCGGCAACGCCGCGCCGGGGGCGCTGCAGATCACGCTGGCGGCCGCGGAGGCGTACCGGACGCTGGGAAGCCCCGAGGGGGAGCTCGCGCTGGCGCAGGCGGCCGTGTACCTCGCGACCGCTCCGAAGAGCAACCGGGTCTACATCGCCTGGGGGAAGGCCACGAGGGACGCGGAAACGGAGGGGACCGCCCCGGTCCCGCTGCACCTGCGGAACGCCCCCACCCGGATGATGAAGGAGCTCGGGTACGGGAAGGAGTACAAGTACCCCCACGACTTCGCCGACGGCTTCGTCCCGGAGAACTACTTCCCCGAGACGCTCGGCCGCCGGAAGTATTACGAGCCGTCCGAGGCCGGCCACGAGAAGGTGATCGCCGACCGCCTAAAAAGCTGGTGGGGCGGCAGAAAGTAG
- a CDS encoding ferredoxin, with amino-acid sequence MGKVARVNKGECISCGVCVDTLPSVFRFDADNRAEVYDPNGADEAAIQEAIDLCPVTCIYWEE; translated from the coding sequence ATGGGGAAGGTGGCGCGCGTGAACAAAGGTGAATGCATCTCCTGCGGGGTGTGCGTCGATACGCTGCCTTCGGTGTTCCGGTTCGACGCCGACAACCGCGCGGAGGTCTACGACCCGAACGGCGCGGACGAGGCGGCGATCCAGGAGGCGATCGACCTTTGCCCGGTGACCTGCATCTATTGGGAAGAGTGA
- a CDS encoding GIY-YIG nuclease family protein, producing MDGGDGGKTWWVYMLSCRGGKIYTGTAIDPEARYEAHRAGKGAAYTRANPPVALLRSVPFGSRSEACRAEAALKKLSREEKVAWAGEV from the coding sequence ATGGACGGCGGAGACGGCGGAAAAACCTGGTGGGTGTACATGCTCTCCTGCCGCGGGGGGAAGATCTACACCGGGACGGCGATCGACCCCGAGGCGCGCTACGAGGCCCACCGCGCGGGGAAGGGGGCGGCGTACACCCGTGCGAACCCGCCGGTCGCGCTCTTGCGGTCCGTACCCTTCGGGAGCCGCTCGGAAGCGTGCCGGGCCGAGGCGGCGTTGAAGAAATTGTCCCGCGAAGAGAAGGTCGCGTGGGCCGGAGAGGTATGA